A genomic stretch from Chelmon rostratus isolate fCheRos1 chromosome 14, fCheRos1.pri, whole genome shotgun sequence includes:
- the LOC121617725 gene encoding thrombospondin type-1 domain-containing protein 1 isoform X1, with protein sequence MPQAVSLLPFLLALMGYAFAGLNIWPSFHVALSNASVFVDYSTKSNSSAVRSTSLSLVNTETNTTLLTRTLPDDQSTGRVEFNCSCFLYAGTFRFLLRQTSISAAPRANGTEDSSVESTAWWWSSELQVQWPTFHIAVERAGNHSGSFQVGISTNEHFQACSSGIESALFLEVSYMEYNQIGRNSIDKVRARTRHPIKPLRSQNIELACAFPFTERDFIRVALRSPHAAQDVKSSGALYLSRIFSYKLLVENGNAYRSGCEGTMTVRLITPPCAHINGKVLLYKEAGVGRGVAVSSGMGAGGTALLGFGPEEPSSPPLAFNWLTQGENETEFNCSVFYPGRNKYCFRFVFNFSRSPSPAQTCLVVHRSTESWGPWQPWSLCSVSCGEGVRERVRECLLPSGVGGMQCTGMVKEQSMCSLEDCVVLPAPSPSLPPAPVGVAPLGGNMVVVVGISLCLAVILATVVVTVWRKLCQTPQCSSVRRGSMHSPGGRKLSDEASICGHSLQRPSLSDGHGPLGGVAQKDTPVLGSQPLPHTLVIPVSQDPERLSPTGQKMLPTIFGYRLAQQQLKEMKKKGLKEATQLYHVSSSPVHDTLLETSASPTTSPIPTPTGFAHPVLPLGLQDDADHNHFRIAAPFSEPPAQSSGVTSDRLSPRVELVLGPHASAHASGGSSKWSDRTADWVEMVERSGLAGFRGGGDAGMGNSCHKNPNFRRTSSFNDTKPQPPPSAHSRHFRERSMTQVGSRTLPEGSCWTKGGWERQPYRSYPIPEHGASDWTKSRPQRSDQRRPWMKTAVSSHNSELKHTGTSTDSISAYGKHAKADLSGNVERKRSGETGVGAGISGIGGPSTGPISLSVDRAERAEQNWNRRGPSPIQRNILARKLKEAQSCSGFKGRQRSSTFSVSSSEQRKGRCRSLPMSGDYGSSGSSPYRLSEAEQRMLDLDLSSAYTGEEE encoded by the exons CTTTTGCAGGGCTCAATATCTGGCCCTCCTTCCACGTTGCCCTAAGCAACGCCAGTGTATTTGTGGACTACAGCACAAAATCCAACAGCAGTGCTGTCCGCAGCACCAGCCTCTCTCTAGTCAACACGGAAACCAACACCACCCTCCTGACCAGGACTCTTCCCGACGACCAATCGACCGGTAGGGTGGAGTTCAACTGCTCTTGCTTCCTGTATGCAGGAACTTTCCGGTTCCTGCTGAGGCAGACCAGCATCTCTGCTGCACCTCGTGCTAATGGCACAGAGGACAGCAGCGTGGAGAGCACTGCCTGGTGGTGGAGTTCGGAACTGCAGGTGCAGTGGCCCACCTTTCACATCGCTGTGGAGAGGGCCGGAAACCACTCAGGATCTTTTCAG gttGGGATATCCACCAATGAACATTTTCAGGCTTGCTCCAGCGGCATTGAGTCTGCTCTCTTCCTAGAGGTCAGCTACATGGAGTACAACCAAATAGGGCGAAACAGCATCGACAAGGTCCGAGCCCGCACGCGACACCCGATCAAACCCCTCCGCTCCCAGAATATCGAGCTGGCCTGCGCCTTCCCTTTCACAGAAAGAGACTTCATACGAGTGGCCCTGCGGTCTCCTCATGCAGCACAGGATGTGAAGAGCTCTGGAGCTCTCTACCTGTCTCGTATCTTCTCCTACAAGCTGCTGGTGGAAAATGGCAACGCTTACAGGAGTGGTTGTGAAGGGACCATGACTGTCAGACTGATAACTCCACCTTGTGCTCACATCAATGGGAAAGTGTTGCTGTATAAGGAAGCAGGTGTTGGAAGAGGGGTTGCCGTTTCCTCTGGGATGGGAGCAGGTGGAACAGCGCTGCTGGGGTTCGGACCAGAGGagccctcttctcctcccttgGCCTTTAACTGGCTGACTCagggagagaatgagacagaATTCAACTGCTCTGTGTTTTACCCGGGAAGGAATAAGTACTGCTTTCGCTTTGTTTTCAACTTCAGTCGCTCGCCGAGTCCTGCACAGACCTGTTTGGTGGTTCACAGGAGCACAG agtcATGGGGCCCGTGGCAGCCGTGGAGCTTGTGCAGTGTGAGCTGTGGAGAGGGGGTGAGGGAAAGAGTGCGTGAGTGTTTGCTGCCCTCAGGTGTGGGAGGGATGCAGTGCACTGGCATGGTGAAGGAACAGTCCATGTGCTCTCTGGAGGACTGTGTCG TGCTGCCTGCAccttctccatccctcccccctGCACCTGTCGGAGTTGCACCCCTAGGTGGTAACATGGTCGTGGTGGTTGGTATCTCCCTTTGCCTGGCTGTGATTCTGGCCACCGTTGTGGTGACTGTGTGGAGGAAGCTTTGCCAGACCCCGCAGTGCAGCTCTGTCCGCAGAGGGTCCATGCATTCCCCTGGAGGACGCAAGCTCTCCGACGAGGCCTCCATTTGTGGTCACAGCCTCCAGAGACCCAGCCTGTCCGACGGCCATGGCCCACTTGGGGGTGTAGCCCAGAAAGACACTCCTGTCCTTGGCAGTCAACCTCTCCCCCATACCCTAGTGATACCTGTCTCACAGGACCCAGAGAGGCTGTCCCCCACAGGTCAGAAGATGTTACCAACAATATTTGG GTACCGGctggctcagcagcagctgaaagagatgaaaaagaagGGGTTGAAGGAGGCCACACAGCTGTACCACGTCTCTTCAAGCCCAGTCCACGACACCTTGTTGGAAACATCTGCTTCACCTACCACCTCCCCCATCCCTACACCAACTGGATTCGCTCATCCCGTACTCCCTTTGGGCCTCCAGGACGACGCCGACCACAACCATTTTCGTATTGCAGCTCCCTTTTCTGAGCCCCCGGCGCAGAGTTCTGGGGTCACGTCAGACAGACTGAGTCCCAGAGTGGAGCTGGTCTTAGGTCCTCATGCCTCTGCTCATGCGAGTGGTGGCAGCTCAAAATGGAGTGACCGCACCGCGGACTGGGTGGAGATGGTGGAGAGGAGCGGGCTAGCAGgcttcagaggaggaggagatgcaggGATGGGAAACTCCTGCCATAAGAATCCAAATTTCCGCCGGACCTCCAGTTTTAATGACACCAAACCCCAGCCTCCACCCTCTGCACATTCTAGACATTTCAGAGAAAGGAGCATGACCCAG gtgGGATCTCGGACCCTTCCTGAAGGCAGCTGTTGGACCAAAGGAGGATGGGAGAGGCAGCCATACCGCTCCTACCCCATTCCAGAGCATGGGGCCTCAGACTGGACTAAATCCAGACCTCAGAGAAGTGACCAGAGGAGGCCCTGGATGAAGACAGCTGTTTCTTCTCACAACAGTGAACTTAAGCACACAGggaccagcacagacagcatTTCAGCATATGGAAAACACGCTAAGGCAGACCTCAGTGGCAACGTGGAAAGGAAAAGGAGCGGTGAGACAGGAGTTGGAGCGGGAATCTCAGGAATTGGGGGTCCATCCACGGGGCCCATCAGCCTGAGTGTGGATCGAGCAGAGCGGGCAGAGCAGAACTGGAACCGTCGTGGCCCATCGCCGATCCAGAGGAACATCTTGGCCCGGAAGTTAAAGGAGGCTCAGTCCTGCTCTGGGTTCAAGGGGCGGCAGCGCAGCTCCACCTTTAGCGTTTCATCCTCGGAGCAGAGGAAAGGTCGCTGCCGCTCTCTGCCGATGTCTGGAGACTacggcagcagcggcagctcgcCTTACAGGTTGagtgaggcagagcagaggatgTTGGACCTAGATCTGTCCTCAGCGTATACAGGGGAGGAGGAGTAG
- the LOC121617725 gene encoding thrombospondin type-1 domain-containing protein 1 isoform X2, translating to MPQAVSLLPFLLALMGYGLNIWPSFHVALSNASVFVDYSTKSNSSAVRSTSLSLVNTETNTTLLTRTLPDDQSTGRVEFNCSCFLYAGTFRFLLRQTSISAAPRANGTEDSSVESTAWWWSSELQVQWPTFHIAVERAGNHSGSFQVGISTNEHFQACSSGIESALFLEVSYMEYNQIGRNSIDKVRARTRHPIKPLRSQNIELACAFPFTERDFIRVALRSPHAAQDVKSSGALYLSRIFSYKLLVENGNAYRSGCEGTMTVRLITPPCAHINGKVLLYKEAGVGRGVAVSSGMGAGGTALLGFGPEEPSSPPLAFNWLTQGENETEFNCSVFYPGRNKYCFRFVFNFSRSPSPAQTCLVVHRSTESWGPWQPWSLCSVSCGEGVRERVRECLLPSGVGGMQCTGMVKEQSMCSLEDCVVLPAPSPSLPPAPVGVAPLGGNMVVVVGISLCLAVILATVVVTVWRKLCQTPQCSSVRRGSMHSPGGRKLSDEASICGHSLQRPSLSDGHGPLGGVAQKDTPVLGSQPLPHTLVIPVSQDPERLSPTGQKMLPTIFGYRLAQQQLKEMKKKGLKEATQLYHVSSSPVHDTLLETSASPTTSPIPTPTGFAHPVLPLGLQDDADHNHFRIAAPFSEPPAQSSGVTSDRLSPRVELVLGPHASAHASGGSSKWSDRTADWVEMVERSGLAGFRGGGDAGMGNSCHKNPNFRRTSSFNDTKPQPPPSAHSRHFRERSMTQVGSRTLPEGSCWTKGGWERQPYRSYPIPEHGASDWTKSRPQRSDQRRPWMKTAVSSHNSELKHTGTSTDSISAYGKHAKADLSGNVERKRSGETGVGAGISGIGGPSTGPISLSVDRAERAEQNWNRRGPSPIQRNILARKLKEAQSCSGFKGRQRSSTFSVSSSEQRKGRCRSLPMSGDYGSSGSSPYRLSEAEQRMLDLDLSSAYTGEEE from the exons GGCTCAATATCTGGCCCTCCTTCCACGTTGCCCTAAGCAACGCCAGTGTATTTGTGGACTACAGCACAAAATCCAACAGCAGTGCTGTCCGCAGCACCAGCCTCTCTCTAGTCAACACGGAAACCAACACCACCCTCCTGACCAGGACTCTTCCCGACGACCAATCGACCGGTAGGGTGGAGTTCAACTGCTCTTGCTTCCTGTATGCAGGAACTTTCCGGTTCCTGCTGAGGCAGACCAGCATCTCTGCTGCACCTCGTGCTAATGGCACAGAGGACAGCAGCGTGGAGAGCACTGCCTGGTGGTGGAGTTCGGAACTGCAGGTGCAGTGGCCCACCTTTCACATCGCTGTGGAGAGGGCCGGAAACCACTCAGGATCTTTTCAG gttGGGATATCCACCAATGAACATTTTCAGGCTTGCTCCAGCGGCATTGAGTCTGCTCTCTTCCTAGAGGTCAGCTACATGGAGTACAACCAAATAGGGCGAAACAGCATCGACAAGGTCCGAGCCCGCACGCGACACCCGATCAAACCCCTCCGCTCCCAGAATATCGAGCTGGCCTGCGCCTTCCCTTTCACAGAAAGAGACTTCATACGAGTGGCCCTGCGGTCTCCTCATGCAGCACAGGATGTGAAGAGCTCTGGAGCTCTCTACCTGTCTCGTATCTTCTCCTACAAGCTGCTGGTGGAAAATGGCAACGCTTACAGGAGTGGTTGTGAAGGGACCATGACTGTCAGACTGATAACTCCACCTTGTGCTCACATCAATGGGAAAGTGTTGCTGTATAAGGAAGCAGGTGTTGGAAGAGGGGTTGCCGTTTCCTCTGGGATGGGAGCAGGTGGAACAGCGCTGCTGGGGTTCGGACCAGAGGagccctcttctcctcccttgGCCTTTAACTGGCTGACTCagggagagaatgagacagaATTCAACTGCTCTGTGTTTTACCCGGGAAGGAATAAGTACTGCTTTCGCTTTGTTTTCAACTTCAGTCGCTCGCCGAGTCCTGCACAGACCTGTTTGGTGGTTCACAGGAGCACAG agtcATGGGGCCCGTGGCAGCCGTGGAGCTTGTGCAGTGTGAGCTGTGGAGAGGGGGTGAGGGAAAGAGTGCGTGAGTGTTTGCTGCCCTCAGGTGTGGGAGGGATGCAGTGCACTGGCATGGTGAAGGAACAGTCCATGTGCTCTCTGGAGGACTGTGTCG TGCTGCCTGCAccttctccatccctcccccctGCACCTGTCGGAGTTGCACCCCTAGGTGGTAACATGGTCGTGGTGGTTGGTATCTCCCTTTGCCTGGCTGTGATTCTGGCCACCGTTGTGGTGACTGTGTGGAGGAAGCTTTGCCAGACCCCGCAGTGCAGCTCTGTCCGCAGAGGGTCCATGCATTCCCCTGGAGGACGCAAGCTCTCCGACGAGGCCTCCATTTGTGGTCACAGCCTCCAGAGACCCAGCCTGTCCGACGGCCATGGCCCACTTGGGGGTGTAGCCCAGAAAGACACTCCTGTCCTTGGCAGTCAACCTCTCCCCCATACCCTAGTGATACCTGTCTCACAGGACCCAGAGAGGCTGTCCCCCACAGGTCAGAAGATGTTACCAACAATATTTGG GTACCGGctggctcagcagcagctgaaagagatgaaaaagaagGGGTTGAAGGAGGCCACACAGCTGTACCACGTCTCTTCAAGCCCAGTCCACGACACCTTGTTGGAAACATCTGCTTCACCTACCACCTCCCCCATCCCTACACCAACTGGATTCGCTCATCCCGTACTCCCTTTGGGCCTCCAGGACGACGCCGACCACAACCATTTTCGTATTGCAGCTCCCTTTTCTGAGCCCCCGGCGCAGAGTTCTGGGGTCACGTCAGACAGACTGAGTCCCAGAGTGGAGCTGGTCTTAGGTCCTCATGCCTCTGCTCATGCGAGTGGTGGCAGCTCAAAATGGAGTGACCGCACCGCGGACTGGGTGGAGATGGTGGAGAGGAGCGGGCTAGCAGgcttcagaggaggaggagatgcaggGATGGGAAACTCCTGCCATAAGAATCCAAATTTCCGCCGGACCTCCAGTTTTAATGACACCAAACCCCAGCCTCCACCCTCTGCACATTCTAGACATTTCAGAGAAAGGAGCATGACCCAG gtgGGATCTCGGACCCTTCCTGAAGGCAGCTGTTGGACCAAAGGAGGATGGGAGAGGCAGCCATACCGCTCCTACCCCATTCCAGAGCATGGGGCCTCAGACTGGACTAAATCCAGACCTCAGAGAAGTGACCAGAGGAGGCCCTGGATGAAGACAGCTGTTTCTTCTCACAACAGTGAACTTAAGCACACAGggaccagcacagacagcatTTCAGCATATGGAAAACACGCTAAGGCAGACCTCAGTGGCAACGTGGAAAGGAAAAGGAGCGGTGAGACAGGAGTTGGAGCGGGAATCTCAGGAATTGGGGGTCCATCCACGGGGCCCATCAGCCTGAGTGTGGATCGAGCAGAGCGGGCAGAGCAGAACTGGAACCGTCGTGGCCCATCGCCGATCCAGAGGAACATCTTGGCCCGGAAGTTAAAGGAGGCTCAGTCCTGCTCTGGGTTCAAGGGGCGGCAGCGCAGCTCCACCTTTAGCGTTTCATCCTCGGAGCAGAGGAAAGGTCGCTGCCGCTCTCTGCCGATGTCTGGAGACTacggcagcagcggcagctcgcCTTACAGGTTGagtgaggcagagcagaggatgTTGGACCTAGATCTGTCCTCAGCGTATACAGGGGAGGAGGAGTAG
- the fgl1b gene encoding fibrinogen like 1B, with translation MKTDLAARGFFLKAMAVLLLLALVWTAMASSTQLSAVESCGPEVAALKRSIRKLENKLLIGTWQVEHLQMHKYFKPFQSAAPNTKPETDAGPAVNHNSSGTLDSSDMTLMKPLPPAGSLIVHDKDCSELFDRLRPPSGFYRIRPKSHQEPFLVYCDMKDGGGWTVFQKRRHGKVDFNRDWVDYRDGFGDLKLWNDEFWLGNEHIYSLLSEGQNLVKIDLMDWDGKRNYAFYENFRITDEADKYRLQYELYSGQAGDALTGGGGVVEHWSACLSGMQFSTRDQDNDRYIQGSCAQENKAGWWFNRCHAANLNGKFYRTGKYKGQYDNGVVWGTWKGLWYSLRHTTMKVRPLVFLDTMGSGAGEM, from the exons ATGAAG ACTGACCTTGCAGCAAGGGGCTTCTTCCTAAAAGCCATGgcagtgttgctgttgttggctCTGGTGTGGACAGCCATGGCCTCTTCCACGCAGTTGTCA GCAGTGGAGTCCTGTGGGCCAGAGGTTGCAGCTCTCAAGCGCAGCATCAGGAAACTGGAGAATAAGCTCTTGATTGGGACTTGGCAGGTGGAGCACTTGCAGATGCACAAATACTTCAAGCCATTTCAATCCGCTGCACCTAATACTAAACCTGAAACTGACGCAGGCCCCGCTGTAAACCACAACAGCAGTGGAACATTAGACAGCTCTGATATGACACTGATGAAACCACTTCCACCAGCAGGCAGTTTAATTGTCCACGACAAAG ACTGCTCTGAGCTGTTTGACAGACTGAGACCACCAAGCGGTTTTTACCGCATCAGACCCAAATCACACCAGGAGCCTTTTTTGGTCTACTGTGACatgaaagatggaggaggatggacAGTGTTTCAGAAACGTCGGCACGGAAAAGTTGATTTCAACAG AGACTGGGTGGACTACAGAGATGGCTTTGGTGACTTGAAACTGTGGAATGATGAGTTTTGGTTGGGGAATGAGCACATTTATTCTCTACTCTCAGAAG GTCAGAACCTGGTGAAGATAGATCTAATGGACTGGGATGGAAAGAGAAATTACGCATTTTATGAGAACTTCAGGATCACAGATGAGGCT GACAAGTATCGCCTCCAGTATGAGCTGTATAGTGGGCAAGCTGGGGACGCTCTGactggtggtgggggggtggtggAGCACTGGTCCGCCTGCCTCAGCGGTATGCAGTTCAGCACCAGAGATCAG GACAATGATCGCTACATTCAGGGCAGCTGTGCTCAGGAGAATAAGGCAGGATGGTGGTTCAACAG GTGTCATGCAGCCAACTTAAATGGGAAGTTCTACCGCACAGGGAAGTACAAGGGCCAGTATGACAACGGTGTGGTGTGGGGGACCTGGAAAGGCCTGTGGTATTCCCTTAGACACACCACCATGAAGGTGCGGCCTTTGGTTTTCTTGGACACCATGGGCAGTGGAGCGGGGGAAATGTAA